The proteins below are encoded in one region of Macrococcus armenti:
- a CDS encoding DUF1958 domain-containing protein: MKVFYALLSIVLITTLCFSQTAFAKAPYEIANEAGNFINPSYNPKGTIVIASKTGQVLYSDHADTKWPPASMSKLMTLYIFMKEMDKGKINYHTKVKVTDKFYNISKLPALSNNRFRLNAEYTVEELMPIVITNSSNAATFMLSSLVTKDDSDFVDMMNKEAKHLGMKHTKFYNPAGPPNNLLLQYKPERYQEDTDNISSAKDFAILCQHLINEYPEIIKYTKQVNVTVKKGTIDEETFHTYNHSLEGAKLGYKGVDGLKTGSSDTAGFNTAITGTKNNMRIIQVMMGVESWYDPPAEFNRNIMTNAIMDKVYSEYKYKKMLSKGVHTINGQELYVHEDLFDVVKKGVKGKFVFKDNQLSYHYDRDYVSDKYKAPSVKAEDNKKYERRIFFQENMWWIVLLSLLSIIAGIALLVYYYKPELFRKIWEDK, translated from the coding sequence ATGAAAGTTTTTTATGCTTTACTCTCTATCGTTTTAATAACGACTCTTTGCTTTTCACAAACAGCATTTGCAAAAGCACCTTATGAAATTGCAAACGAAGCTGGTAACTTTATCAATCCATCGTACAATCCGAAAGGCACAATCGTAATCGCTTCAAAGACTGGTCAAGTGCTGTATAGTGATCATGCAGATACGAAGTGGCCGCCTGCTTCTATGTCTAAACTAATGACTTTATATATATTTATGAAAGAAATGGATAAGGGAAAGATTAACTATCATACTAAAGTGAAAGTAACGGATAAGTTTTACAATATTTCTAAGCTCCCTGCTCTGAGCAATAATCGTTTCAGATTGAACGCAGAGTATACTGTAGAAGAATTAATGCCTATTGTTATTACAAATTCCAGTAATGCTGCAACATTTATGTTATCCAGTCTTGTAACGAAAGATGATTCTGACTTTGTAGATATGATGAATAAAGAAGCAAAGCATCTTGGTATGAAACATACAAAGTTCTATAACCCTGCCGGACCACCAAATAACTTATTACTGCAGTATAAGCCTGAGCGTTACCAGGAGGATACAGACAATATCTCCAGCGCTAAAGATTTTGCGATTTTATGTCAACATCTTATAAACGAGTACCCAGAAATAATTAAGTATACGAAACAAGTGAACGTAACTGTTAAAAAAGGAACGATTGACGAGGAAACATTCCATACATACAATCATTCACTAGAAGGTGCAAAACTTGGTTACAAAGGTGTCGACGGCTTAAAGACAGGCTCTAGTGATACTGCAGGATTTAATACTGCAATTACAGGCACAAAAAACAATATGAGAATTATACAGGTCATGATGGGCGTTGAGAGTTGGTACGATCCACCTGCTGAATTCAACAGAAATATTATGACCAATGCAATAATGGACAAAGTTTACAGCGAATATAAATATAAAAAAATGCTATCAAAAGGCGTACATACGATTAACGGACAAGAACTTTACGTTCACGAAGATTTATTTGATGTAGTTAAAAAAGGCGTGAAAGGTAAGTTCGTATTCAAAGATAATCAACTATCCTACCACTATGATCGCGATTACGTTTCCGATAAATATAAAGCACCTTCAGTTAAGGCTGAAGATAACAAAAAATATGAACGTCGCATATTCTTCCAGGAAAACATGTGGTGGATTGTATTGTTAAGCTTACTGTCCATTATCGCCGGTATCGCATTACTCGTATATTATTACAAACCTGAATTATTCAGAAAGATTTGGGAAGATAAATAG
- a CDS encoding NupC/NupG family nucleoside CNT transporter, with the protein MNTYLILNVIGIFVFVLVAFLFSRDKKNINWKSVAIMLVLNLFLAWFFTQFPYGRIGVKAVADAFSWMLGAAYKGIGMPFASFVADMSKMDMAVAALLPILFVVPLFDILMYIGVLPFIIKWMGWLIGKVTGQPKFESFYSIEMMVLGNTEALAVSNAQVRQMNETRVLTIALMSMSCISGSIVGAYISMMPGELVLTAIPLNIINAMIIATILNPVKVTADEDYVVEIKAEKRQPFFSFLGDSVLGAGKLVLIIIAFLIAFVSLANFIDMLLGLLPGKITLSIILGWIMAPFAMLLGLPWAEAQVVGGHMATKVITNEFVVMLGIKDQLKSFSPHMTAVLVTFLISFANFSTVGMIIGTLKGIVNEKTADFVSKYVPMMLLSGILVSLLSAAFVGLFTW; encoded by the coding sequence ATGAATACTTATTTAATTTTAAACGTTATTGGTATCTTTGTCTTTGTTTTAGTTGCGTTCCTTTTCTCACGTGATAAGAAAAATATTAACTGGAAATCAGTAGCGATTATGCTCGTATTAAACTTATTCTTAGCATGGTTCTTTACTCAATTCCCATACGGTCGTATCGGAGTTAAAGCTGTTGCAGATGCATTCAGCTGGATGTTAGGAGCTGCATATAAAGGTATCGGGATGCCATTCGCGAGCTTTGTAGCAGATATGTCTAAGATGGATATGGCAGTTGCCGCACTACTTCCTATCTTATTCGTAGTACCACTTTTTGACATATTAATGTATATCGGTGTATTACCATTCATTATTAAATGGATGGGCTGGTTAATCGGTAAAGTTACTGGTCAACCGAAATTTGAATCATTCTATTCAATTGAAATGATGGTACTAGGTAACACTGAAGCATTAGCAGTATCTAATGCACAAGTACGTCAAATGAACGAAACACGTGTACTTACAATCGCATTAATGTCAATGAGCTGTATTTCAGGTTCTATCGTAGGTGCATATATTTCAATGATGCCGGGTGAGCTTGTATTAACAGCGATTCCGTTAAACATTATCAATGCAATGATTATCGCAACAATTTTAAATCCGGTTAAAGTAACAGCGGATGAAGATTACGTTGTAGAAATTAAAGCCGAGAAACGTCAGCCATTCTTCTCATTCTTAGGAGATTCTGTATTAGGTGCTGGTAAATTAGTATTAATCATTATTGCATTTTTAATTGCATTCGTATCACTTGCAAACTTTATTGATATGTTATTAGGTTTATTACCAGGAAAAATAACATTAAGCATTATTCTTGGATGGATTATGGCACCATTTGCGATGCTTTTAGGTTTACCTTGGGCTGAAGCACAAGTTGTTGGTGGACATATGGCAACAAAAGTTATTACTAATGAATTCGTAGTAATGTTAGGCATTAAAGATCAGTTAAAGTCATTCTCACCACATATGACTGCTGTTCTTGTAACATTCTTAATTTCATTTGCGAACTTCTCAACAGTAGGTATGATTATTGGTACTTTAAAAGGTATTGTTAATGAGAAGACAGCGGACTTCGTAAGTAAATATGTACCGATGATGTTATTATCAGGTATTTTAGTATCTTTATTATCAGCAGCATTTGTAGGGCTGTTCACTTGGTAA
- a CDS encoding L-lactate permease translates to MFVSSFDPFGNLALSAIVAAVPIILFLLCLTLLKMKGINAALITLVVTTLIALFVFKLPGAVAVGGVTEGVVQGLFPIGYIIIMAVWLYKVTVESGKFKVIQDSISGISPDQRVQLLLIGFCFNAFLEGAAGFGVPIAICAVLLVQLGFKPLQAAMFCLIANGASGAFGAIGIPVGIVNTLGLKGGVTAMEVSQMTAYTLPIINIAIPFVLIFILDGFKGIKETMPAILVSGLTYALTQVVITITMGPELADIIPSLLAMAALAVFCNKWQPKHVFRLSDDKVEVVEHPLKEIVSAWSPFMFLTGFVLVWSLPSFKALFAEGGPLQKSIILFQMPGTFNETLQKGVMLKLDFLGATGTAILLAVIVTILTSKTMDFGKALSLLKLTVKELWIPVITICAILAIAKLTTYSGLTVAMGQAIAKTGVIFPLLSPILGWIGVFMTGSVVNNNVLFASIQATAGHTIGTSPALLVAANTAGGVMAKLISPQSIAIATAAVGEVGQESKLLNMTLKYSIALLVFVCIWTFALSMVL, encoded by the coding sequence ATGTTTGTAAGTAGTTTTGATCCATTTGGCAATTTAGCATTATCTGCTATTGTTGCTGCAGTACCGATTATTTTATTCTTGTTATGTTTAACATTACTTAAGATGAAAGGTATTAACGCTGCTCTAATTACATTAGTCGTAACAACGTTAATTGCACTCTTCGTATTTAAATTACCTGGTGCAGTTGCAGTCGGTGGTGTAACAGAAGGAGTAGTGCAAGGTTTATTCCCGATAGGTTACATCATTATTATGGCAGTATGGCTTTATAAAGTAACAGTTGAGAGTGGAAAGTTTAAAGTTATTCAAGATTCAATTTCTGGTATCTCACCTGACCAACGTGTTCAGCTTTTGTTAATTGGTTTTTGTTTTAATGCATTTTTAGAAGGAGCAGCTGGTTTTGGTGTTCCGATTGCGATTTGTGCAGTATTACTTGTACAGCTTGGCTTCAAACCGTTACAAGCTGCAATGTTCTGTTTAATTGCAAACGGTGCATCAGGTGCATTTGGTGCAATTGGTATTCCGGTAGGTATCGTTAATACGCTAGGTTTAAAAGGTGGCGTAACAGCGATGGAAGTATCTCAGATGACAGCCTATACATTACCGATTATTAACATTGCAATTCCTTTTGTATTGATTTTTATACTTGATGGCTTTAAAGGTATTAAAGAAACAATGCCTGCGATTTTAGTGTCAGGATTAACATATGCACTAACACAAGTAGTTATTACTATAACAATGGGACCTGAACTTGCAGATATTATTCCTTCATTGCTGGCGATGGCAGCACTCGCTGTTTTCTGTAATAAATGGCAACCGAAACATGTATTCAGATTATCAGATGATAAAGTTGAGGTTGTAGAACATCCGCTTAAAGAAATTGTCTCAGCATGGAGCCCATTCATGTTCTTAACAGGATTTGTACTTGTATGGAGCTTACCTTCATTTAAAGCATTGTTTGCTGAAGGTGGCCCTTTACAAAAATCAATTATCTTATTCCAGATGCCAGGAACATTTAACGAAACTTTACAAAAAGGTGTTATGCTTAAACTAGATTTTCTAGGTGCAACTGGAACTGCGATATTATTAGCTGTAATTGTAACAATTTTAACTTCAAAAACAATGGACTTTGGTAAAGCATTATCGTTATTAAAATTAACGGTCAAAGAATTATGGATTCCGGTTATTACAATTTGTGCGATATTAGCGATTGCGAAGCTTACAACTTATAGTGGTCTAACAGTTGCAATGGGTCAGGCGATTGCAAAAACGGGCGTAATATTCCCGTTACTTTCTCCGATACTCGGATGGATTGGTGTATTTATGACAGGATCAGTAGTAAATAACAATGTTCTGTTTGCATCAATTCAGGCAACAGCAGGACATACAATCGGTACTAGCCCGGCATTACTTGTTGCAGCGAATACAGCAGGTGGTGTTATGGCGAAACTGATTTCACCACAATCAATTGCGATTGCAACAGCTGCAGTTGGTGAAGTAGGTCAGGAATCCAAATTACTTAACATGACATTGAAATATAGTATCGCATTACTCGTATTTGTTTGTATCTGGACATTTGCATTAAGTATGGTACTTTAA
- a CDS encoding L-lactate dehydrogenase, with the protein MEKFKGNKVVLIGNGAVGSSYAFSMLNQGACDEFVIIDLDERKAKGDAMDLNHGVVYAPSPMKIRYGTYEDCHDAALVVICAGAAQKPGETRLDLVGKNMKIFKSIVDEIMKSGFDGIFLIATNPVDVLTYAVQKFSGLPENQVIGSGTILDTARFRHLLSEEFDVSPNSVHGYIIGEHGDSELAVWSGTNIAGKSLYDILNENPEKQSRIEEIFVNTRDAAYEIIKAKGATYYGVAMGLMRISKAVLNNENVVLTVSAKLNGEYGHDDVYIGVPAIINRNGIREVLETPLNEEEKAKFAKSVQTLKDIQSPFFE; encoded by the coding sequence ATGGAAAAATTTAAAGGAAACAAAGTCGTTCTTATCGGTAATGGTGCAGTAGGATCAAGTTATGCATTTTCAATGTTAAACCAAGGTGCTTGTGACGAATTCGTTATCATTGATTTAGATGAAAGAAAAGCAAAAGGTGATGCAATGGACTTAAATCACGGTGTTGTATATGCGCCGAGTCCAATGAAGATTCGTTACGGTACATATGAAGATTGTCATGATGCGGCATTAGTTGTAATTTGCGCAGGTGCTGCACAGAAACCGGGTGAAACACGTTTAGATTTAGTCGGAAAAAATATGAAAATCTTCAAATCAATTGTTGATGAAATTATGAAGAGTGGTTTTGACGGCATTTTCTTAATCGCAACGAACCCAGTTGACGTGTTAACTTATGCTGTTCAGAAATTCTCTGGATTACCTGAAAATCAAGTTATCGGATCAGGTACAATTCTGGATACTGCACGATTCAGACATTTATTAAGTGAAGAATTCGATGTTTCTCCTAATAGCGTACATGGATATATTATCGGTGAACATGGTGATTCTGAGCTTGCTGTATGGAGTGGCACAAACATTGCCGGTAAGTCTTTATACGATATATTAAATGAAAATCCTGAAAAACAATCACGTATTGAAGAAATTTTTGTAAATACTCGTGATGCAGCATATGAAATCATTAAAGCGAAAGGCGCTACTTATTACGGTGTTGCAATGGGATTAATGCGCATATCTAAAGCAGTATTAAACAACGAAAATGTTGTGCTCACAGTTTCAGCGAAGTTAAATGGTGAATATGGCCATGATGATGTGTATATCGGTGTGCCAGCAATTATTAATAGAAATGGTATTAGAGAAGTATTAGAAACACCATTAAATGAAGAAGAAAAAGCGAAATTCGCAAAATCAGTTCAAACTTTAAAAGACATTCAATCTCCATTTTTTGAATAA
- a CDS encoding YitT family protein, with product MNISAKSIFFVILGSLIFSLAVNTFIIPANLGEGGVTGMSLIFLYKFGWSPAITTLLMNVVLLIVGFKFLSKRSMILTILSIISLSIFLKLTEPLQLHLKEVLVSTIFGGFLVGVGIGMIVLVGGTTAGTTILARIAHKYLDVNTSYALLFFDLIVVALSLTVIPVERALLTVLSLYIGTKSMDMMIEGLNPKKAITIISQNPEPIAKMLDEDIGRGVTILNGHGYYTKRETDILYCVINKLQLTRTKRMIKKIDENAFVVVHDVRDVLGNGFMTED from the coding sequence ATGAATATATCAGCGAAATCAATATTTTTTGTAATACTCGGTTCACTTATATTTTCACTTGCAGTGAACACATTTATTATACCTGCAAACCTTGGAGAAGGCGGCGTCACAGGGATGTCGTTAATCTTCCTCTATAAATTTGGATGGTCTCCTGCTATTACAACTTTATTAATGAACGTTGTGTTATTGATTGTTGGTTTTAAATTTTTATCGAAACGTTCAATGATATTAACGATTTTATCAATCATCTCGTTGTCGATATTTTTAAAACTTACTGAGCCGCTTCAATTGCACTTAAAAGAAGTGTTAGTAAGTACAATTTTTGGTGGATTTTTAGTTGGAGTAGGTATTGGTATGATCGTACTTGTTGGAGGTACGACGGCAGGGACTACTATTCTGGCAAGAATTGCACATAAGTATCTGGATGTGAATACGTCATATGCGTTATTATTCTTTGATTTGATTGTTGTTGCACTGTCGTTAACAGTAATTCCTGTTGAACGTGCATTATTAACAGTACTGAGTCTATATATCGGTACGAAATCGATGGATATGATGATTGAAGGATTAAATCCAAAAAAAGCCATTACAATCATTTCACAAAACCCAGAACCGATTGCAAAGATGCTCGACGAAGATATCGGACGCGGTGTTACGATATTAAACGGACACGGGTACTATACGAAACGCGAAACAGATATTTTGTATTGTGTGATTAATAAATTACAGCTAACACGTACGAAACGTATGATTAAAAAAATTGATGAAAATGCATTCGTAGTCGTGCATGATGTACGAGACGTGCTCGGCAATGGATTTATGACGGAAGATTAA
- a CDS encoding NAD(P)/FAD-dependent oxidoreductase — translation MSNIKDVTIIGGGPAGLYASFYAGLRGLSVRIIEYNQQLGGKLNLYPEKIVWDIGAMPAKPAAYIMEDLIKQGMTFYPEVKLNEKVLNIKKCTDHFEVETNAATYLSRTVILAIGSGIINPVKLEIKDAERFEINNLHYVVRSLQRFKGKRVLISGGGNTAVDWARDIAPYAASVHIICRKEDFKGHEEMVRKLDDLRVVKLTNQWIESFNAEDDYITSAIIKRSDHSTHTLDVDEVIINHGFHMDSELLDKSDVQLNRIDNFYIAGDADGSTNIEGVYAIGDILKHDAKVNLIAGCFHDAAIAVNKIKSYLDPEAESYGIVSSHNPVFEEKNKIIKDTIMHHE, via the coding sequence GTGTCGAATATAAAAGATGTTACGATTATTGGTGGTGGTCCTGCTGGTTTATACGCAAGTTTCTATGCAGGATTACGTGGTTTAAGTGTTCGAATAATAGAGTATAATCAGCAGCTCGGAGGTAAACTCAATTTATATCCCGAGAAAATTGTATGGGATATTGGTGCAATGCCGGCAAAACCTGCAGCGTATATTATGGAAGACCTGATTAAACAAGGAATGACTTTCTATCCGGAAGTAAAACTAAACGAAAAGGTTTTAAATATAAAGAAATGCACTGATCATTTTGAAGTTGAGACAAACGCTGCTACATATTTATCACGTACCGTTATCCTTGCAATCGGTTCAGGCATTATCAATCCGGTAAAACTTGAAATAAAAGATGCCGAACGTTTCGAAATTAACAACTTGCATTATGTCGTGAGATCATTACAACGCTTCAAAGGAAAACGTGTGCTGATATCAGGTGGTGGTAATACAGCGGTCGACTGGGCAAGAGATATTGCCCCATATGCTGCATCTGTTCATATTATTTGTCGTAAAGAAGACTTTAAAGGTCATGAGGAAATGGTAAGAAAGCTTGATGACTTACGTGTTGTAAAACTTACGAATCAATGGATAGAATCATTTAATGCAGAGGATGACTATATTACTTCAGCAATCATAAAAAGAAGCGACCATTCCACGCATACACTTGATGTCGATGAAGTAATTATTAACCATGGTTTTCATATGGATTCTGAGTTGCTTGATAAAAGTGATGTTCAGTTGAATCGCATCGATAATTTCTATATTGCAGGGGATGCAGATGGTAGTACGAATATAGAGGGTGTATATGCTATTGGTGATATATTAAAACACGATGCAAAAGTCAATTTAATTGCAGGATGTTTTCACGATGCTGCTATTGCCGTCAACAAAATCAAATCATATTTAGATCCTGAAGCTGAAAGCTATGGCATTGTTTCAAGTCACAATCCAGTATTTGAAGAAAAGAATAAAATTATTAAAGACACAATTATGCATCATGAGTAG
- a CDS encoding ABC transporter ATP-binding protein, translated as MSRLQGKNVTIAYGDKEIVKSLDVTIPDGKVTSIIGPNGCGKSTLLKALSRILAVKSGDVILDGKSIHQQSTKEVAKKLAVLPQSPDVSDGLSVEELVSYGRFPYQKGFGRLTAEDKKEIDWALKVTGTHDFRMRNVNDLSGGQRQRVWIAMALAQKTDIIFLDEPTTYLDISHQLEILELVQDLNREEDCTIVMVLHDINQAIRFSDHLIAMKSGNIISEGAPEAVLTKEILGEVFNIDAELSRDPRNGKPMLVTYDLLCKHYVQEESVHNG; from the coding sequence ATGAGTAGATTGCAAGGTAAAAATGTAACGATAGCCTATGGAGATAAAGAAATCGTAAAGTCACTTGATGTTACAATTCCAGATGGAAAAGTAACTTCAATTATCGGACCGAATGGTTGTGGGAAATCTACATTATTAAAAGCATTGTCCAGAATACTGGCAGTAAAGTCTGGTGATGTCATATTAGATGGAAAGAGCATCCATCAGCAGTCAACGAAAGAAGTCGCGAAGAAGTTAGCAGTATTACCACAATCACCGGATGTATCGGATGGATTGAGTGTAGAAGAACTTGTCAGTTACGGAAGATTCCCTTATCAAAAAGGATTCGGTCGATTAACAGCAGAAGATAAAAAGGAAATTGATTGGGCTTTAAAAGTAACAGGTACGCATGATTTCAGAATGCGTAATGTGAATGATTTGTCTGGTGGCCAGAGACAACGCGTATGGATTGCGATGGCTTTAGCACAAAAGACAGATATTATTTTCCTTGATGAACCGACCACGTACTTAGACATTTCGCATCAACTTGAAATATTGGAGTTGGTGCAGGATTTAAATCGTGAAGAAGATTGCACAATCGTGATGGTACTTCATGATATTAATCAGGCGATTCGTTTCTCTGATCATTTAATCGCAATGAAATCCGGAAACATTATAAGTGAAGGAGCGCCAGAAGCGGTGCTTACTAAAGAAATTCTCGGTGAAGTATTTAATATTGATGCAGAATTATCAAGAGACCCACGTAACGGGAAACCGATGTTAGTCACATATGATTTGTTATGCAAACACTATGTACAAGAAGAGTCTGTACACAATGGATAA
- a CDS encoding FecCD family ABC transporter permease → MDKINISLKNFYLKLLLCVIFMFCTLVISFMIGAENYRFIDVLRALIAYDNSETHNIIREIRMPREVAAMVVGMALACSGAMMQGVTRNPLADPALIGINAGALLSISIVFACIPDVRFIVIMTAGFIGAILGGTLVLALGSTKRGGFNTMKIILAGAAVSTLLTAIAQGISIYFQTNQNNLLWTSGGVTGTTWEHIQYAAPIIFMTLLIAFIFSRQLTVLNIGDEMASGLGVNISRARLIFSVLTMILAGIAVALAGSLAFVGLMIPHIARMLVGVDYRKLLPFTTILGGIFVVWADIIARKLGESPVGAIVSIIGVPFFIYLVRKGGKL, encoded by the coding sequence ATGGATAAAATAAATATCTCGCTTAAAAATTTCTATTTAAAACTGTTGCTATGCGTTATCTTTATGTTCTGTACACTTGTTATTTCATTTATGATTGGTGCGGAAAATTATCGCTTCATTGATGTATTACGTGCACTTATTGCTTATGACAATAGTGAAACACATAATATTATTCGCGAAATACGCATGCCGAGAGAAGTAGCGGCAATGGTTGTTGGAATGGCACTTGCATGTAGTGGCGCAATGATGCAGGGCGTAACAAGAAATCCGCTTGCTGATCCAGCATTAATCGGTATTAATGCAGGCGCTTTACTTTCTATTAGTATTGTATTTGCATGTATCCCGGATGTTCGTTTTATTGTGATTATGACAGCTGGTTTTATTGGTGCAATATTAGGGGGCACACTTGTGCTTGCATTAGGAAGTACGAAGCGCGGTGGTTTTAATACGATGAAAATTATTTTAGCCGGTGCAGCTGTCAGCACTTTACTGACAGCGATTGCTCAGGGTATATCGATATACTTTCAGACGAATCAGAACAATTTGTTATGGACAAGTGGTGGTGTTACCGGGACGACGTGGGAACATATACAATATGCAGCGCCGATTATTTTCATGACATTATTAATTGCTTTTATATTTAGCAGGCAGCTGACAGTTCTTAATATCGGAGATGAGATGGCTTCAGGGCTCGGTGTTAATATTTCGAGAGCGCGTTTGATATTTTCCGTGTTAACGATGATATTAGCAGGGATTGCGGTCGCGCTTGCAGGTTCACTTGCTTTCGTCGGACTTATGATACCGCATATCGCGAGAATGTTAGTCGGTGTGGACTACAGAAAGTTACTTCCATTTACGACGATACTAGGAGGTATATTTGTAGTGTGGGCAGATATTATAGCGCGTAAGCTCGGTGAATCTCCTGTCGGTGCAATTGTTTCTATAATTGGTGTGCCGTTCTTTATTTATTTAGTAAGAAAGGGCGGTAAATTATAA
- a CDS encoding FecCD family ABC transporter permease: MRYIAKQWFVLLTLLVFLSVIITLTMATGDFKMTPAQFIRTLFGYGDTTETMILYEFRLPRLLITILSGIALALSGALLQSITKNPLADPGIMGINAGSGFFIALLMIFIPVDSNNFVYILPLLSMIGAIITVISVLKLSYEPISGINPVKMILIGVGLSTALAGAMMMMTSTFNKEDVEFITKWLSGDIWGDSWPFVLMIATIMALTIPYIVYKLNVLNILNTHDHISTSVGIDLPVARRNIVIASVVLCASAVSVCGSIAFVGLISPHIARRLVGSRHQKFIPVTIVLGAILLSFADMVGRLFITATNIPAGIVVSIIGAPYFLYLMRKNL, translated from the coding sequence ATGAGATATATCGCGAAACAGTGGTTTGTGTTATTAACTTTACTTGTTTTTCTATCCGTTATTATTACATTGACGATGGCTACAGGCGATTTCAAGATGACGCCTGCACAGTTCATCCGTACATTATTTGGATACGGTGATACGACAGAAACGATGATTTTGTATGAATTCAGATTACCTAGACTATTGATTACAATATTAAGTGGTATTGCGCTTGCCTTAAGTGGGGCATTACTGCAAAGCATTACAAAAAATCCACTTGCTGACCCAGGAATTATGGGGATTAATGCCGGCAGTGGTTTCTTTATTGCGCTTTTAATGATATTTATACCGGTCGACAGTAATAATTTTGTATATATACTACCTTTACTCAGTATGATCGGTGCAATAATAACGGTCATTTCTGTATTAAAGTTAAGTTATGAGCCGATTTCAGGTATCAATCCAGTGAAGATGATATTAATTGGTGTTGGGCTCTCTACTGCACTTGCGGGAGCAATGATGATGATGACATCCACATTTAATAAAGAAGATGTTGAATTTATAACGAAGTGGTTAAGTGGTGATATTTGGGGAGATAGCTGGCCGTTCGTGTTAATGATTGCGACGATAATGGCGTTAACGATACCTTACATCGTATATAAGCTGAACGTACTGAATATATTAAATACACATGATCATATATCAACGAGTGTCGGCATTGATTTACCGGTAGCGCGCAGAAATATTGTGATTGCATCTGTAGTGTTATGTGCGAGCGCTGTATCTGTATGTGGCAGCATCGCATTTGTCGGCTTAATTAGTCCTCATATTGCACGCAGGCTTGTTGGTAGCAGACATCAGAAGTTTATTCCGGTAACAATCGTTCTCGGTGCAATACTGCTCAGCTTTGCAGATATGGTAGGACGACTATTCATTACAGCAACGAATATTCCTGCTGGTATAGTTGTAAGTATTATCGGCGCGCCATATTTTTTATACTTAATGCGTAAAAACTTATAA
- a CDS encoding GTPase domain-containing protein, translating to MEQHPLIKAYKTFVMNRSYNQIGVIGQPDAGKSALINLLCESKAYISVETDATLNTKAYAYNDYGYIVDFPGVGTEIMSVKRYKKIIQSINIQHYLYVFSSKIKAVDIEMIRYLVKQGKTVTFIYNKADTLIDVSGIETIDVLMHSKNTELKVTMKPFMDMHQSYIFTSVLNHSGINTLKETINKIFDAEEQAFYKRFTDAEYKQNYLNYKVNSAFPKLFTPSFKTIIMKENYDSLERTLMSHFKIQEDDIIERKHKWLKIESYVKSFENEKSNQRMNKTIEFTKIVQLLRTSFKMKSVNPIISVITSVFEIGIVNALPKFQAINKYMDEIRKIADDIIAEEQNKYKQHL from the coding sequence GTGGAACAACATCCGTTAATTAAAGCATATAAAACTTTCGTTATGAATCGTTCATACAATCAAATCGGCGTTATTGGACAACCGGATGCAGGTAAAAGCGCCCTTATTAATTTACTTTGTGAAAGCAAAGCGTATATCTCTGTTGAGACAGATGCGACTTTGAACACGAAAGCTTATGCATATAATGATTATGGATATATAGTAGACTTCCCGGGTGTTGGAACTGAAATTATGTCTGTGAAAAGATATAAGAAAATCATCCAGAGTATTAATATTCAACATTATTTATATGTGTTTTCAAGTAAAATAAAAGCAGTAGATATTGAAATGATTCGTTACCTCGTGAAACAAGGAAAAACGGTAACATTTATATATAATAAAGCAGATACTTTAATTGATGTGTCAGGAATAGAGACGATAGATGTATTAATGCACAGTAAAAATACAGAATTGAAAGTTACGATGAAACCATTTATGGATATGCATCAATCATATATATTTACAAGTGTATTAAACCATTCAGGGATCAATACGTTAAAGGAAACGATAAATAAAATTTTTGATGCTGAAGAGCAAGCATTTTATAAGCGATTTACAGATGCCGAATATAAACAGAATTACTTAAACTATAAAGTGAATTCAGCATTTCCGAAGCTTTTTACACCAAGCTTTAAAACAATCATTATGAAAGAAAACTATGATTCGTTGGAACGTACATTAATGAGTCACTTTAAAATACAGGAAGACGATATTATTGAACGCAAACATAAATGGCTAAAAATAGAATCCTACGTTAAATCGTTTGAAAACGAGAAATCAAATCAACGTATGAATAAAACGATAGAATTTACAAAAATCGTGCAACTCTTAAGAACTTCCTTTAAAATGAAAAGTGTAAATCCGATTATATCAGTAATCACATCTGTATTTGAAATAGGTATCGTGAATGCATTGCCGAAATTCCAGGCAATTAATAAATATATGGATGAGATTCGCAAAATTGCAGATGATATAATTGCAGAGGAACAGAATAAATATAAACAACATCTATAG